The following coding sequences lie in one Onychomys torridus chromosome X, mOncTor1.1, whole genome shotgun sequence genomic window:
- the LOC118574340 gene encoding LOW QUALITY PROTEIN: 40S ribosomal protein S2-like (The sequence of the model RefSeq protein was modified relative to this genomic sequence to represent the inferred CDS: deleted 1 base in 1 codon), with protein sequence MADDASAAGGPGGPGDSEDPGAGLGGYGGFHRGFGHGLRGCGCGRGLRAREGKAEDKEWIPVTKLGRLVKDMKIKSLEEIYLFFLPIKESEIIDFFLGASLKDEVLKIMPVQKQTWAGQRTRFKAFVAIGDYNGHVGLGVKCSKKVATAIRGAIILAKLSVVPVWRGYWGNKIGKPHTVPCKVTGHCGSVLVLLIAAPRGTGIVSVPVPKKLLMMAGIDDCYTSARDCTATLGNFAKATFDAISKTYSYLTPDLWKETVFTKSPYQEFTDHLVKTHTRVSVQRTQAPAVATT encoded by the exons ATGGCGGACGACGCCAGTGCAGCGGGAGGTCCCGGAGGACCCGGA GACTCGGAGGACCCGGGGGCGGGACTAGGAGGCTACGGCGGCTTCCACAGAGGATTCGGCCACGGCCTTAGGGGCTGTGGCTGTGGTCGAGGCCTCAGAGCTCGTGAAGGTAAAGCTGAAGACAAGGAGTGGATCCCCGTCACCAAGCTGGGCCGCCTGGTTAAGGATATGAAGATCAAGTCCCTGGAGGAGATCTACCTGTTCTTCCTTCCCATTAAGGAGTCCGAGATCATTGACTTTTTCCTGGGCGCATCCCTAAAGGATGAGGTTCTGAAGATCATGCCAGTGCAGAAGCAGACTTGGGCTGGCCAGCGGACCAGGTTCAAGGCTTTTGTCGCTATTGGGGACTACAATGGTCATGTTGGGCTTGGTGTTAAGTGTTCCAAGAAAGTAGCCACTGCCATCCGAGGGGCCATCATCTTGGCCAAGCTGTCCGTTGTCCCTGTGTGGAGAGGCTACTGGGGGAACAAGATTGGCAAGCCCCACACTGTTCCATGCAAAGTGACAGGCCACTGTGGCTCTGTGTTGGTGCTTCTCATCGCTGCCCCCAGAGGCACTGGCATTGTCTCTGTTCCTGTGCCTAAGAAGTTACTGATGATGGCCGGTATTGATGACTGCTACACATCAGCCAGGGACTGCACTGCCACCCTGGGAAACTTTGCCAAGGCCACCTTTGATGCCATCTCCAAGACCTACAGCTACCTGACCCCCGACCTCTGGAAAGAGACTGTGTTCACCAAATCTCCTTATCAGGAATTCACTGACCATCTTGTGAAAACCCACACCAGAGTGTctgttcagaggacccaggctccagctGTGGCCACCACATAA
- the Nap1l2 gene encoding nucleosome assembly protein 1-like 2, producing MAESADYKELSESNQEELGSQVMAEGPGECQDRSEGASAEPGDGGEGGEASAALAAGEEGKGEEAAAGSGEDAGKCGDADEDSDTDRPKGLIGYLLDTDFVESLPVKVKYRVLALKKLQTRAAHLESKFLREFHDIERKFAEMYQPLLEKRRQIINAVYEPTEEECEYKSDCEDYFEEEMEEEEETNGNEEGMVHEYVDEDDGYEDCYYDYDDDDEEEEEEDNSTGATGGEENNEEDPKGIPDFWLTVLKNVEALTPLIKKYDEPILKLLTDIKVKLSDPGEPLSFTLEFHFKPNEYFKNELLTKTYVLKSRLACYDPHPYRGTAIEYATGCDIDWNEGKNVTLRTIKKKQRHRIWGTVRTVTEDFPKDSFFNFFSPHGINLNGGDENDDFLLGHNLRTYIIPRSVLFFSGDALESQQEGVVREVNDEIYDKIIYDDWMAAIEEVKACCKNLEALVEDIDR from the coding sequence ATGGCCGAGTCAGCCGATTATAAAGAACTGTCTGAATCCAACCAAGAGGAGCTTGGTAGCCAGGTAATGGCGGAGGGGCCAGGGGAATGTCAGGACCGCAGTGAAGGTGCCTCCGCGGAGCCTGGAGATGGCGGGGAAGGCGGGGAAGCCTCCGCGGCTCTTGCAGctggggaagagggaaaaggTGAAGAAGCTGCTGCAGGGTCCGGGGAAGATGCGGGGAAATGCGGGGATGCTGATGAGGACTCAGATACAGATCGTCCAAAAGGACTTATCGGTTATCTTTTAGATACCGATTTTGTTGAAAGTCTCCCGGTCAAAGTTAAGTACCGCGTGTTAGCTCTTAAAAAGCTTCAAACAAGAGCTGCACATTTGGAATCCAAATTCCTGAGGGAATTTCATGACATTGAAAGGAAGTTTGCTGAAATGTATCAGCCCTTACTGGAAAAAAGACGTCAGATCATCAATGCAGTCTATGAACCCACAGAAGAGGAATGTGAATATAAATCAGACTGTGAGGACTATTttgaggaggagatggaagaggaggaagagaccaACGGCAATGAAGAGGGCATGGTGCATGAATATGTGGATGAAGATGATGGTTATGAGGACTGTTattatgattatgatgatgacgacgaggaggaggaggaggaagataacAGCACCGGGGCCACCGGAGGAGAAGAGAATAACGAAGAGGACCCTAAGGGAATTCCGGACTTTTGGCtgactgttttaaaaaatgttgaagcACTCACTCCTTTGATTAAGAAGTATGACGAGCCTATTCTGAAGCTGCTGACAGATATTAAAGTGAAGCTTTCGGATCCTGGTGAGCCTCTCAGCTTCACACTCGAATTTCACTTCAAACCCAATGAATATTTCAAAAACGAGCTGTTGACAAAGACTTACGTGCTGAAGTCAAGGCTTGCATGCTATGATCCCCACCCCTATAGGGGAACTGCCATTGAGTATGCCACCGGCTGCGACATAGAttggaatgaaggaaagaatgtCACTTTGAGGACCAtcaagaagaaacagagacatcGCATCTGGGGAACAGTCCGAACCGTGACTGAAGATTTTCCCAAGGActctttcttcaatttcttctctcCTCATGGGATCAACTTAAATGGAGGGGATGAAAATGATGATTTTTTGCTTGGTCATAATTTACGTACTTACATAATTCCAAGATCAGTGCTATTTTTCTCAGGTGATGCACTTGAATCTCAGCAGGAAGGTGTAGTTAGGGAAGTTAATGATGAAATTTATGACAAAATTATTTATGATGATTGGATGGCTGCAATTGAGGAGGTTAAAGCCTGTTGCAAAAATCTTGAGGCATTAGTGGAAGACATTGATCGCTAA